From the Gramella sp. Hel_I_59 genome, one window contains:
- a CDS encoding acyl-CoA desaturase, producing MLLTFVAPLVIVNTGMVESTWLLFGLYIISGFGMAGIGMGIMHDAIHNSYSKNQKVNQYLGYTLNLIGANASIWRIQHNVLHHTFTNIKEADDDINPPFFLRFTPHTKRYSIHKFQHLYSWFFYGLSTVSWVTAKDFVRMAKFKKMGFFKEGKEFRKQLSTVIGWKLVSFFFVLILPIIMAPQAWWIVVLAFISMHFVTGLMITTIFQLAHIVPTTEYPLPDEKGIVQGDWASHQLLTTANFSPKSRLFSWFIGGLNYQIEHHLLPNICHVHYRKISHIVAQTAKEYGLPYHNQHSFVSAVGEHFKMLRQLGKVDKLRVG from the coding sequence ATGCTTTTGACTTTCGTAGCTCCATTAGTAATTGTGAACACTGGAATGGTAGAAAGTACCTGGTTGTTATTCGGTCTTTATATCATAAGTGGTTTTGGAATGGCCGGAATAGGCATGGGAATCATGCACGATGCAATCCATAACTCCTATTCAAAAAATCAAAAGGTTAATCAGTATTTAGGATACACTTTAAACCTTATAGGTGCCAATGCAAGTATCTGGAGAATTCAGCATAATGTATTGCATCATACGTTCACAAATATAAAAGAGGCTGATGATGATATCAACCCTCCGTTTTTCTTAAGATTTACTCCACATACTAAGAGATATAGTATTCATAAATTTCAACACTTATACAGTTGGTTCTTTTATGGATTGTCTACGGTAAGCTGGGTAACTGCTAAAGATTTTGTTAGAATGGCAAAATTCAAGAAAATGGGCTTCTTCAAGGAAGGTAAGGAATTTAGAAAACAGTTGTCTACTGTAATTGGATGGAAACTGGTTTCATTCTTCTTTGTATTGATACTGCCAATTATTATGGCACCTCAGGCTTGGTGGATCGTGGTTCTAGCTTTTATTAGCATGCACTTCGTTACTGGATTAATGATCACTACCATTTTTCAGCTAGCTCATATTGTTCCAACGACTGAGTATCCATTACCTGATGAAAAAGGTATTGTACAGGGTGATTGGGCTAGTCATCAACTATTAACAACAGCTAATTTTTCCCCCAAGAGCAGGTTATTTTCCTGGTTCATTGGTGGATTAAATTATCAAATTGAACATCATTTATTACCAAATATCTGTCATGTTCATTATAGAAAAATATCGCATATAGTAGCGCAGACCGCCAAAGAATATGGTTTGCCTTATCATAATCAACACAGCTTTGTATCTGCAGTTGGAGAGCATTTTAAAATGCTTCGTCAACTAGGTAAAGTAGATAAATTGCGAGTTGGATAG
- a CDS encoding AI-2E family transporter: MFKGKRAILYIAAAILSIYFLIAGLVKAKGFFAPLATAVILSLVVLPLSIWMEKYMKRAWAAMLNSLLLFGISVGLMALVSMQVRNFAEDWPKIQEQMTPKIEQLKTFALEHTPLDPNDINQSDEQESAAMGSDMRKRITTFLSGLSSFMANYLLTFVYVFFLLNYREIFKNFLLRVMPDSKQESIKNTLTKSIKVAPQYLLGKLMLMGLLAVLYSIGLGISGVNNFILVSVIAAVLTLIPYVGNILGFTMAVAFGFLSSGDTSVLIGIALTFTVTQFVESYVLQPFIVGDRVDVHPFFIIVSVIAGNMIWGIIGMILAIPVLGIIVVILYNIEATKPIGILLSKTKFSEK, from the coding sequence ATGTTTAAAGGCAAGCGCGCAATACTTTACATAGCGGCGGCAATTCTCTCCATATATTTTTTAATAGCTGGTCTGGTAAAAGCGAAAGGTTTTTTTGCTCCACTGGCTACAGCAGTCATATTAAGCCTCGTCGTTTTACCTCTTAGCATCTGGATGGAGAAGTATATGAAAAGAGCATGGGCTGCCATGTTAAACAGTCTACTTCTATTCGGTATTAGTGTAGGGCTGATGGCTTTGGTGAGCATGCAGGTGAGAAACTTTGCAGAGGACTGGCCAAAGATCCAAGAACAAATGACTCCTAAGATAGAACAGCTCAAAACCTTCGCATTGGAACATACTCCACTTGATCCTAATGACATCAATCAGTCTGATGAACAGGAAAGTGCTGCAATGGGGTCTGATATGCGTAAAAGGATCACTACTTTTCTTAGCGGACTCTCAAGTTTTATGGCGAATTATCTTCTAACATTCGTTTACGTATTTTTTTTATTGAATTACCGTGAGATCTTTAAGAATTTTCTTTTGCGAGTTATGCCAGATTCCAAACAGGAATCAATAAAAAATACTCTTACAAAATCTATTAAAGTTGCGCCTCAGTATTTACTTGGGAAATTGATGCTTATGGGGTTACTCGCGGTGTTATATTCTATAGGCCTGGGGATTTCTGGAGTGAACAACTTTATTCTGGTAAGTGTAATTGCCGCGGTATTGACCTTGATTCCTTATGTTGGTAATATTCTTGGTTTCACTATGGCGGTAGCATTTGGGTTCTTAAGTAGTGGAGATACAAGTGTACTCATTGGGATTGCTCTAACTTTCACGGTTACCCAATTTGTAGAATCTTATGTACTTCAACCTTTTATAGTAGGCGATCGAGTGGATGTTCATCCATTCTTTATTATTGTTTCTGTAATAGCTGGAAATATGATCTGGGGAATCATTGGTATGATTCTCGCAATTCCTGTACTTGGTATCATAGTGGTAATTCTGTACAATATCGAAGCAACCAAACCAATAGGTATTCTTCTGAGTAAAACCAAGTTCTCAGAAAAATGA
- a CDS encoding cold-shock protein yields the protein MQEGKVKFFNSTKGFGFIKADDSNEDIFVHSTGLIDEIREDDRVQFETEQGKKGLNAVNVEVID from the coding sequence ATGCAAGAAGGAAAAGTGAAGTTTTTTAATTCAACAAAAGGATTTGGATTCATAAAAGCTGACGATTCGAACGAAGACATCTTTGTACACTCAACTGGTCTTATTGACGAAATTCGTGAAGATGACAGAGTACAATTTGAAACAGAGCAAGGTAAAAAAGGCCTTAACGCTGTGAACGTTGAAGTAATTGACTGA
- a CDS encoding cold shock domain-containing protein, which translates to MQEGKVKFFNATKGFGFIKSDETSEDIFVHSTGLIDEIREDDRVQFETEQGKKGLNAVNVEVID; encoded by the coding sequence ATGCAAGAAGGTAAAGTAAAATTTTTCAATGCAACCAAGGGATTTGGTTTCATTAAGTCAGACGAAACCAGCGAAGACATCTTTGTACACTCAACAGGTCTTATCGATGAAATTCGTGAAGATGACAGAGTACAATTTGAAACAGAACAAGGTAAAAAAGGCCTTAACGCTGTGAACGTTGAAGTAATTGACTAA
- a CDS encoding zinc-binding alcohol dehydrogenase family protein, protein MKAIGFTRSLPISNISSLNEYEIDKPSCSSNELLVKIKAISVNPVDYKVRQNSAENEELNEPKIIGWDAAGVVEDVGSNVENFSVGVEVYYAGDITKPGCYSEYQCIDEAIVAKKPAKLNWMESAALPLTALTSWECIFDRMNIAEGDGKDEKVLIIGGAGGVGSIAIQILKELTQFEVIATASREDTVEWCKKMGADRVVNHHKLSEELKNEKDSISYILNFADTAGHWETMTKLIAPQGHIACIVNTTENVNLNALKEKSISFHWELVFTRPMFNTTDKSRQHEILVRIAELADSNKIISTKNREFYGLSAEVFREVHKLQESGKSIGKNVIEF, encoded by the coding sequence ATGAAAGCAATTGGATTTACTAGATCACTCCCTATTAGCAATATTTCAAGTCTGAATGAATATGAAATTGATAAACCTTCCTGTAGTTCTAATGAACTTTTAGTAAAGATTAAAGCAATATCGGTAAACCCGGTTGATTATAAGGTAAGACAAAATTCGGCGGAAAATGAAGAGTTAAACGAACCGAAAATAATTGGATGGGATGCAGCTGGAGTTGTTGAAGATGTGGGCAGTAACGTGGAGAACTTTAGCGTTGGAGTTGAAGTGTATTATGCTGGCGACATAACGAAACCTGGTTGTTATTCAGAATACCAATGTATAGATGAGGCAATTGTAGCTAAAAAACCAGCTAAATTAAACTGGATGGAATCTGCTGCCTTACCACTTACTGCCTTAACCTCTTGGGAATGTATCTTTGACAGGATGAACATTGCTGAAGGTGATGGGAAAGATGAGAAGGTACTCATCATTGGTGGTGCTGGTGGTGTTGGCTCTATTGCGATTCAAATCTTAAAAGAATTGACTCAGTTTGAAGTGATTGCAACAGCATCTCGAGAGGATACAGTTGAGTGGTGTAAAAAGATGGGCGCAGATAGAGTTGTGAATCACCATAAATTATCTGAAGAACTGAAGAATGAAAAAGACTCGATCTCATATATTCTAAATTTCGCAGATACTGCTGGGCACTGGGAAACGATGACGAAACTGATCGCTCCACAGGGACATATCGCTTGTATCGTTAATACCACAGAGAATGTGAATCTGAATGCTTTGAAAGAAAAAAGTATTAGTTTTCACTGGGAATTGGTGTTTACAAGACCCATGTTTAATACCACGGATAAGTCCAGGCAGCACGAAATATTAGTGCGAATCGCTGAATTAGCAGATTCCAACAAAATCATATCAACTAAAAACAGAGAATTTTATGGGTTAAGTGCTGAAGTTTTCAGAGAAGTTCACAAGCTTCAGGAATCTGGCAAATCTATTGGTAAAAATGTAATTGAATTTTGA
- a CDS encoding cold-shock protein: protein MQEGKVKFFNATKGFGFIKSDETSEDIFVHSSGLIDEIREDDRVQFETEQGRKGLNAVNVEVID from the coding sequence ATGCAAGAAGGTAAAGTAAAATTTTTCAATGCAACCAAAGGATTTGGTTTCATTAAGTCAGACGAAACAAGCGAAGACATCTTTGTACACTCTAGTGGTCTTATCGATGAAATTCGTGAAGATGACAGAGTTCAGTTCGAAACTGAGCAAGGAAGAAAAGGATTGAATGCTGTAAACGTTGAAGTAATCGACTAA
- a CDS encoding pitrilysin family protein → MRKFYFFLISGFLLSGVSVGQSSEATQQIPEFELDYEKFTLDNGLEVILHEDHSDPIVAVATMMHVGSNREKPGKTGFAHFFEHMSFNDSENVPVGANRKMIPEWGGSRNGGTWSDGTVYYEVVPKDAFEKILWIDSDRFGYMINTVTQAALDREKQVVKNEKRQRVDNAPYGYTDEIIRKNLYPKNHPYNWTVIGQLPDLQSATLEDVKEFYKQYYGAANASLVIAGDIEIEETKKLVRQWFGEIPSGPEVEPIKAMPVKLETTKNLYFEDNFAKLPELRMVYPTVEDYDEDMYALQILGQLLSGSKKSPLYQTVVEESKFAPRISTYQSSSELAGEFVVRVRANAGIDLDSVQKAIQNGFKRFEEVGVREDDLKRIKAELETQLYQGVSTVLNKAFQLVQDNEFNGDPGYLKKTAELTNKVTSEDVMRVYNKYIKDQHFIMTSVVPKGSLDLAIENSEEAEVWIEEVKSDVASEEVSQGDEAVYDKTPSKYDRSEPEFGDLPLFKSPEIWTAELKNGMQVYGIENNEIPLVEFDITIPGGQRLDPDGKEGVSYLLSDLMLQGTATKTPAELEEALGLLGANVYISTGNEDFRISGTCLSKNFAGTMKLVEEILMQPRWDATELSRLKQALETNLNDREANPQAIASTAFYKLLYGDKHSFGVPVNGTLETTTNIAMEDLKSFYSNLSPEKAKFHIAGAMEQKQVLNVVSTMATDWATDAPMISTSEINAEGEPGTLYFIDVPDAKQSVIMIGKLVLTENDEDASKLHFANEILGGGSSGKLFQTLRIEKGYTYGAYSGISENETISPFYISTSVRANATLPSLKIIEQMVTNYSKDFGPAEVELTQNKLLKENTRSYESLGAKLGILRDLSKYDKSEDFIESQQEELMNMTEEDFKSVITEYLNEKEMIYLVVGDKATQLEEVKKLGKPVIELDIYANEITK, encoded by the coding sequence ATGAGAAAATTTTATTTTTTTCTAATATCAGGTTTTTTATTATCTGGTGTTAGTGTTGGTCAATCTTCAGAAGCGACTCAGCAGATTCCCGAATTCGAACTTGATTATGAAAAGTTTACTCTGGATAATGGTCTGGAAGTAATCTTACATGAGGATCATAGCGATCCAATAGTTGCTGTTGCGACAATGATGCACGTAGGTTCTAACCGTGAGAAACCTGGTAAGACAGGATTTGCTCACTTTTTTGAACACATGAGTTTCAATGATTCAGAAAATGTTCCGGTGGGTGCCAATCGTAAAATGATCCCGGAGTGGGGTGGAAGCAGGAATGGTGGAACCTGGAGCGATGGTACTGTTTACTACGAAGTGGTTCCTAAAGATGCTTTTGAAAAAATACTGTGGATCGATTCAGATAGATTTGGATATATGATCAATACAGTTACACAAGCTGCCCTTGATCGTGAGAAGCAAGTGGTTAAGAATGAAAAACGCCAGCGTGTAGATAATGCTCCTTATGGATATACAGATGAGATCATAAGGAAAAATCTTTACCCAAAAAACCATCCTTATAACTGGACGGTCATAGGTCAGTTACCAGATTTACAGTCGGCAACTCTGGAGGATGTTAAGGAATTCTACAAACAGTACTATGGAGCAGCCAATGCTTCCCTGGTCATTGCTGGAGATATTGAAATAGAAGAAACCAAAAAGCTTGTTAGACAATGGTTTGGTGAGATTCCTTCAGGACCAGAGGTTGAGCCTATAAAAGCGATGCCAGTAAAACTTGAAACTACAAAAAATCTATACTTCGAAGATAATTTTGCAAAACTTCCCGAGTTACGCATGGTTTATCCTACAGTAGAAGATTATGATGAAGATATGTACGCTTTACAAATTTTAGGACAGCTATTAAGTGGAAGTAAAAAATCACCACTGTACCAAACAGTCGTAGAGGAATCCAAATTTGCACCAAGAATAAGCACTTATCAAAGTAGTAGTGAACTAGCAGGAGAGTTTGTAGTGAGAGTACGCGCAAATGCCGGAATAGACCTGGATAGCGTACAGAAGGCAATTCAAAATGGTTTTAAAAGATTTGAGGAGGTTGGTGTACGCGAGGATGATCTCAAAAGGATTAAAGCTGAACTTGAAACTCAGTTGTATCAGGGAGTTAGTACAGTTCTAAATAAAGCTTTTCAATTAGTACAGGATAACGAATTTAATGGTGATCCTGGCTATTTAAAGAAAACTGCTGAACTTACGAATAAGGTAACTTCAGAAGATGTTATGCGCGTCTATAATAAGTATATTAAAGATCAGCATTTCATCATGACAAGTGTAGTTCCAAAAGGAAGCTTAGACCTCGCCATAGAAAATTCCGAAGAAGCCGAAGTCTGGATAGAAGAAGTTAAAAGCGATGTAGCTAGCGAAGAAGTTAGCCAGGGAGATGAAGCTGTTTATGATAAAACTCCTTCAAAATATGATCGTAGTGAACCTGAATTTGGTGACCTGCCATTATTCAAATCACCGGAAATCTGGACAGCTGAACTTAAAAATGGGATGCAGGTTTATGGAATTGAAAACAACGAAATTCCACTTGTAGAATTTGATATAACAATTCCAGGTGGACAGCGTTTGGATCCAGACGGAAAAGAGGGTGTTTCTTACCTGCTAAGTGATTTGATGTTGCAGGGAACGGCTACTAAAACTCCGGCTGAATTAGAAGAGGCTCTCGGACTTTTGGGAGCAAATGTATATATAAGTACCGGGAATGAAGATTTTCGCATTTCAGGAACCTGTCTTAGTAAGAATTTTGCAGGTACCATGAAATTAGTCGAAGAAATTCTGATGCAACCAAGATGGGATGCAACAGAATTATCCAGATTAAAGCAGGCTCTGGAAACAAATCTGAACGATCGGGAAGCAAATCCTCAAGCGATTGCATCCACAGCATTTTACAAACTTTTATACGGAGACAAGCATAGTTTTGGAGTTCCTGTAAACGGGACATTAGAGACTACGACAAATATTGCTATGGAAGATCTCAAATCTTTCTATAGTAACTTATCTCCTGAAAAAGCCAAGTTCCATATCGCCGGAGCAATGGAGCAGAAACAGGTTTTAAATGTTGTTTCCACTATGGCGACCGATTGGGCTACTGATGCTCCTATGATTTCCACTTCTGAAATCAATGCTGAAGGTGAACCTGGTACATTATACTTCATTGACGTACCTGATGCCAAACAGTCTGTGATTATGATAGGTAAACTGGTACTTACTGAAAATGACGAAGATGCCAGTAAACTTCATTTTGCAAACGAAATTCTTGGTGGCGGCTCCAGCGGTAAGCTATTTCAGACTTTAAGAATAGAAAAAGGCTATACCTATGGTGCTTACTCTGGCATATCTGAGAATGAGACAATTTCACCATTTTATATTTCAACTAGTGTAAGAGCAAATGCGACCTTACCTTCTCTTAAGATCATTGAACAAATGGTTACGAATTATTCTAAGGACTTTGGTCCTGCGGAAGTAGAACTTACGCAGAATAAATTATTAAAAGAAAACACACGCTCATATGAAAGTTTAGGTGCTAAATTGGGAATTCTAAGAGACTTGAGTAAATACGACAAATCTGAAGATTTTATTGAATCGCAACAGGAAGAATTGATGAATATGACAGAAGAAGATTTTAAATCTGTTATTACTGAATACCTGAACGAAAAGGAAATGATCTACCTGGTAGTAGGGGATAAGGCAACACAGTTGGAAGAGGTGAAGAAATTAGGAAAACCAGTAATTGAACTTGACATCTACGCTAATGAAATAACTAAATAA
- a CDS encoding response regulator: protein MKIHDYIIVDDDPTNNLICKLVIEKFDSNANVTVFQQPEEGLKHIQSATNIEAQKKIVLFLDVNMPTMTGWDFLDKFQMFDTSIKNMFEIYILTSAIEDFELEKTKYPMVKDFLSKPLRKATLHELDLNASS, encoded by the coding sequence GTGAAAATCCATGATTACATTATCGTAGATGATGATCCTACTAATAATCTCATCTGTAAATTGGTGATCGAGAAATTCGATTCCAATGCGAATGTAACTGTATTTCAACAACCGGAGGAAGGTTTAAAGCACATTCAATCTGCTACCAATATAGAAGCTCAAAAAAAAATAGTTTTATTTCTGGATGTGAATATGCCTACGATGACTGGCTGGGATTTTCTGGATAAATTTCAAATGTTTGATACCAGCATTAAAAATATGTTTGAAATTTATATTCTAACATCGGCCATTGAAGATTTTGAGTTGGAAAAAACCAAATATCCCATGGTCAAAGACTTTCTATCCAAACCACTTCGGAAAGCTACACTTCATGAATTAGATCTGAATGCCTCTTCTTGA
- a CDS encoding cold-shock protein yields the protein MQEGKVKFFNSTKGFGFIKADDSNEDIFVHSTGLIDEIREDDRVQFETEQGKKGLNAVNVEVID from the coding sequence ATGCAAGAAGGTAAAGTAAAGTTTTTTAATTCAACAAAAGGATTTGGATTTATAAAAGCTGACGATTCTAACGAGGACATCTTTGTACACTCAACAGGTCTTATCGATGAAATTCGTGAAGATGACAGAGTACAATTTGAAACAGAACAAGGTAAAAAAGGCCTTAACGCTGTGAACGTTGAAGTAATTGACTAA
- a CDS encoding PAS domain S-box protein, translating into MSKTDSFKLLHVEDSETDAFLISRHLQNNNFDIKLAKCRSEFECLVATNQFDLILCDHYLPDLNSEDALNIVRKKDPYIPFIILSGALPPGVAVKLMDNGANDFLYKDRPERLGPAILNALSKRKLEKERLQLQKQILYSENRFRKLVESAQDIICILNREYRITYHSPSIEKLVNVDGEIFGENILDIINFENPQRFSELLRECKNSADRLEEILDFRRSDSHSIYKIILKNHLDDEGIDGIIVKFRDITNDRLKDKSLQEKDEKLRAFYENSIDGIILAKTNGIITSANPAMCVMFGMQESELTGLHRSAIVHTDENRVAELLEERRISGKAKSELELIKKDGTVFPAEVSSSIIPFNRNGRRLKKTATIIRDITEHKEHVRQINDTAQKLQYAEKIARIGYLELNLKENTVYCSGEVSNILDIENCNELKVEEFRSLVLEEDLYIFEDIKSSVLNRGDTKNIELRIHVCKSEIRWLNVIVSPLMDGDEIVGGKGTLQDITEKKLNFEKLAISENRYKSLIQSQTNYFVRLDTKGNFTYCNQRYIDDFGWLYPGNNPIGENSLIDSLPSQYEKIQETNAKCLKNPFRNYQIDITKLGKNEHNKATIWDIVFLKSDNGESELQCVGIDISDRVKAEDENKFQANILSKIGQGVVATDAVGNIKYFNAAAEKIYGWKYEEVKDENLVELMFPDLYESDLLKEILEKLSYDHTFSSQYNGRKSDGTVFPVQITMSGILDQEGSLSGVICIFSDISRLKKSENKLRELNENLTSYTNELVSANKGLEQFSYIVSHNLRAPVANIIGISEIIADEDIDSDMRDKLQCDMLNNVKRLDTVVRDLNNILKVKADYNNSRELVDFQCLTDNVIHMTGALISEDQVTIKTNFSDFKSMLTSRSYLHSVFYNIILNSIKYKHPERELILQISSRSGKEFNTLTFLDNGLGIELGKNREELFELYKRHHHHIEGKGMGLFMVKTQLDLIGGKISLESEPNEWTKITIQFPNKVVNSKSENP; encoded by the coding sequence ATGTCAAAAACCGACTCATTTAAATTATTACATGTAGAGGATTCAGAAACAGATGCGTTTTTGATTAGCAGGCATTTACAAAACAATAATTTCGATATAAAACTTGCTAAATGCAGATCAGAATTTGAGTGTTTAGTAGCTACTAATCAATTTGACCTTATTCTATGTGATCATTATCTGCCCGATCTAAATTCAGAAGACGCTCTTAATATTGTAAGGAAAAAAGATCCTTATATTCCCTTTATAATACTATCTGGCGCCCTGCCACCCGGTGTTGCCGTAAAATTAATGGACAATGGTGCCAATGATTTTCTTTATAAAGATAGACCTGAGCGTCTTGGTCCAGCCATACTCAATGCACTTTCGAAACGGAAATTAGAGAAAGAACGTTTACAATTACAGAAACAAATTTTATACAGTGAAAATAGATTTCGAAAGCTAGTTGAGTCAGCTCAGGATATAATTTGCATATTAAACCGTGAATATCGAATTACTTACCATAGTCCTTCAATCGAAAAGTTAGTCAACGTAGATGGAGAAATTTTTGGTGAGAATATATTAGATATAATAAACTTTGAAAATCCTCAAAGATTTTCTGAACTTTTGAGGGAGTGTAAGAATTCAGCTGATCGCTTAGAAGAAATCTTAGATTTTCGAAGATCTGATAGCCATAGTATTTATAAAATTATACTTAAAAATCATCTTGATGACGAAGGTATCGATGGAATAATTGTGAAGTTTCGGGATATCACGAATGATAGATTGAAAGACAAAAGTTTACAGGAAAAAGATGAAAAGCTGAGAGCTTTTTACGAAAATAGTATCGATGGAATCATCCTGGCGAAAACTAATGGAATTATAACGTCTGCCAATCCTGCCATGTGTGTGATGTTTGGAATGCAAGAGTCTGAACTTACGGGATTGCACAGAAGTGCTATTGTTCATACCGATGAGAATCGAGTAGCAGAATTATTAGAAGAACGTAGAATAAGCGGCAAGGCTAAATCTGAACTTGAGCTAATAAAGAAAGACGGAACAGTATTTCCAGCCGAAGTTTCATCATCGATTATCCCATTCAACAGAAATGGTAGAAGATTGAAAAAAACCGCAACCATTATAAGGGATATCACGGAACACAAAGAACATGTAAGGCAAATCAATGATACTGCACAAAAATTACAGTATGCTGAAAAGATCGCCAGAATTGGATACCTGGAATTAAATCTTAAAGAAAATACGGTATACTGTTCTGGTGAAGTAAGTAACATTTTAGACATTGAAAATTGCAATGAACTTAAAGTTGAAGAATTCAGATCACTCGTTCTGGAAGAAGATTTATACATTTTTGAAGATATTAAAAGTTCCGTATTAAACCGTGGTGATACTAAAAATATCGAGTTAAGAATTCATGTATGTAAATCGGAAATAAGATGGTTGAACGTGATTGTAAGTCCATTGATGGATGGTGATGAAATAGTTGGAGGAAAAGGTACTTTACAGGATATAACCGAAAAGAAGCTTAATTTTGAAAAATTAGCTATTAGCGAAAACAGGTATAAGAGTCTTATTCAGTCTCAAACGAATTATTTTGTGAGATTGGATACAAAAGGTAATTTCACATATTGTAATCAGCGTTATATAGATGATTTCGGATGGCTATACCCAGGAAATAACCCTATTGGAGAGAATAGTCTTATAGATTCTCTTCCAAGTCAATATGAAAAGATACAGGAAACCAATGCGAAATGTTTAAAAAATCCTTTTAGAAATTACCAGATTGATATTACTAAGCTGGGTAAAAACGAACATAATAAAGCCACCATCTGGGATATCGTATTTTTAAAGAGCGACAATGGAGAGAGTGAATTACAATGTGTTGGAATAGATATTTCTGATAGAGTGAAAGCTGAAGATGAGAATAAGTTTCAAGCCAATATCTTAAGTAAGATAGGGCAGGGGGTGGTAGCAACCGATGCCGTAGGGAATATAAAATACTTCAATGCTGCTGCAGAAAAAATATATGGTTGGAAATATGAAGAAGTAAAGGATGAAAATCTTGTGGAATTAATGTTCCCCGATCTTTATGAATCAGATTTACTCAAGGAAATTTTAGAAAAGCTTTCATATGATCATACATTTAGTAGTCAATATAATGGTAGGAAAAGCGATGGAACTGTTTTTCCGGTTCAAATAACGATGTCTGGAATTCTTGACCAGGAAGGCAGTCTAAGTGGAGTAATCTGTATATTCTCAGATATTAGCAGACTAAAAAAATCTGAAAACAAGCTAAGAGAGCTTAATGAGAATCTTACTAGTTACACGAATGAACTTGTTAGCGCCAATAAAGGCCTTGAGCAGTTTAGTTACATAGTCTCACATAACTTACGAGCACCAGTAGCTAATATTATTGGAATTTCTGAGATCATTGCAGATGAAGATATCGATTCAGATATGCGCGATAAACTTCAATGTGATATGCTCAATAATGTGAAGAGACTGGATACAGTTGTTCGCGATCTTAACAATATATTGAAGGTCAAAGCCGACTATAATAATTCCAGGGAATTGGTAGATTTTCAGTGTTTAACCGATAATGTCATCCATATGACCGGTGCATTGATTTCTGAAGACCAGGTAACAATTAAAACAAATTTTAGTGATTTTAAGTCAATGCTCACTTCCAGGAGTTATTTGCATAGTGTGTTCTATAATATTATTTTAAACAGTATAAAATACAAACATCCTGAGAGAGAGCTAATTCTTCAAATCTCCAGCCGCTCTGGTAAAGAATTCAATACATTGACGTTTCTTGATAACGGACTAGGGATCGAGCTGGGCAAAAATAGAGAAGAATTATTCGAACTATATAAAAGGCATCATCACCATATAGAAGGGAAAGGAATGGGCTTATTTATGGTAAAAACTCAGCTTGATCTAATTGGAGGCAAGATCAGTCTTGAAAGTGAACCTAATGAATGGACCAAAATAACTATTCAGTTCCCAAACAAAGTTGTAAATTCAAAAAGTGAAAATCCATGA
- a CDS encoding cold shock domain-containing protein has translation MARSGQTQNKREKEKKKIKKRKEKEAKRLERKENSNKGGSFEDMIAYVDADGNLTDTPPDPTQKVEVEVEDIEIAIPKKEDREEEEIITDTEGKVSFFDHSKGFGFIIGKQTGEKYFVHVSGLIDEIDENDKVSFELEQGMKGLNAVRVKIID, from the coding sequence ATGGCAAGATCCGGACAAACCCAAAACAAAAGAGAGAAAGAAAAGAAAAAGATCAAAAAGCGTAAGGAGAAAGAAGCCAAGCGTTTAGAAAGAAAAGAAAATTCCAACAAAGGTGGATCATTCGAGGATATGATTGCTTATGTTGATGCAGACGGTAATTTAACCGACACTCCACCAGATCCAACTCAGAAGGTAGAAGTAGAAGTAGAGGATATCGAAATCGCTATCCCTAAGAAAGAAGATAGAGAAGAGGAAGAGATCATTACCGATACAGAAGGTAAAGTTTCATTTTTCGATCATTCTAAAGGATTTGGGTTTATTATAGGTAAACAAACCGGTGAGAAATACTTTGTACACGTAAGTGGTCTTATTGATGAAATTGATGAGAATGATAAAGTAAGTTTCGAGCTGGAGCAAGGAATGAAAGGGCTTAACGCAGTAAGAGTTAAGATCATTGACTAA